The Stenotrophomonas maltophilia genome includes a region encoding these proteins:
- a CDS encoding LysR family transcriptional regulator translates to MIDLRLLRQYVAVAEELHFHRAAARLHMSQPPLTAAIRRLEDELGSELIVRGNRTLGLTVAGQTLLVEARATLQQAEQALQRTREAAAGQSGSLRVGYVGSALYGRLPGLIRRFRQIYPHVQLHLQEATSRQQQLWLREQRIDVGVLIPPIPAAELVLHDFDHDRLAIALPRAHALADAPEVSVAMLADESFVSWPAGEGIGFHAQVLGLCTAAGFTPRVVQEAQGMHAVLSLVAVDAGVAIVPASMASFRPQEIVYRVLEDEAARFDLPFCMQPEQPSPVLRNFLQTAGTN, encoded by the coding sequence ATGATCGACCTGCGCCTGCTTCGCCAGTATGTCGCCGTGGCCGAAGAACTGCATTTCCACCGCGCCGCCGCCCGCCTGCACATGTCACAGCCGCCGCTGACGGCGGCGATACGACGGCTGGAAGACGAGCTCGGAAGTGAACTGATCGTGCGCGGAAACCGCACGCTGGGCCTGACCGTGGCCGGGCAGACCTTGCTGGTGGAGGCGCGGGCAACGCTGCAGCAGGCCGAGCAGGCATTGCAGCGCACGCGCGAAGCTGCTGCCGGACAGTCCGGCAGCCTGCGCGTAGGCTATGTCGGCAGTGCGCTGTATGGCCGCCTGCCAGGTTTGATCCGCCGCTTTCGCCAGATTTACCCGCACGTTCAGCTGCATCTGCAGGAAGCCACATCACGCCAGCAGCAGTTGTGGCTGCGTGAGCAGCGCATCGACGTCGGCGTGCTGATTCCACCGATCCCCGCCGCCGAGCTGGTGCTGCACGACTTCGACCACGACCGCCTGGCGATTGCGCTGCCGCGCGCTCATGCGCTGGCCGACGCGCCGGAGGTCAGTGTGGCGATGCTGGCCGACGAATCGTTCGTTTCATGGCCGGCGGGCGAGGGCATCGGCTTCCATGCACAGGTGCTGGGCCTGTGCACCGCGGCGGGGTTCACCCCGCGCGTGGTGCAGGAAGCGCAGGGCATGCACGCGGTGTTGTCGCTGGTGGCGGTGGACGCCGGCGTGGCGATCGTCCCGGCCAGCATGGCCAGCTTCCGCCCGCAGGAGATCGTCTATCGCGTGCTGGAGGACGAAGCAGCGCGTTTCGACCTGCCGTTCTGCATGCAGCCGGAACAGCCGTCGCCGGTGCTGCGCAATTTCCTGCAGACGGCGGGCACCAACTGA
- a CDS encoding LysR substrate-binding domain-containing protein, whose product MDSISALLAFVRTAEAGSIVGAARALGLSASAVGKRIARLEQELGTRLFQRTTRRVHLTDEGELLLQRCRRALDELSEAQADLAQRQHAPSGLLRIGLPTIGYRFLLPVLPGFQQRYPQVQLELDFNDRIVDVVSEGLDAVIRSGELADSSLTARRLGGFRFILCAAPGYLQAHGTPGDVSELRMHTALRFRYPTTGKLHPWQLPGIEGDAGARLPTAMTCNNMEAVLAAAIGCMGLAWMPDFLAADALADGRLQRVLPALPTHQGQFSLLWPGGRHPSARLRVFIDYAVAHLFQGDKA is encoded by the coding sequence ATGGACTCCATTTCTGCCCTGCTCGCCTTCGTCCGCACCGCGGAGGCCGGCAGCATCGTGGGTGCTGCGCGTGCACTTGGCCTGTCCGCGTCGGCGGTCGGCAAGCGCATCGCCCGCCTTGAACAGGAGCTCGGCACCCGGCTGTTCCAACGCACCACCCGCCGCGTGCATCTCACCGACGAAGGCGAACTGCTGCTACAGCGCTGTCGGCGTGCACTGGACGAGCTTTCCGAAGCACAGGCGGACCTGGCGCAGCGACAGCATGCCCCCAGCGGGCTGCTGCGCATCGGCCTGCCCACCATCGGGTACCGCTTCCTGCTGCCGGTGCTGCCCGGCTTCCAGCAACGCTATCCGCAGGTGCAGCTGGAACTGGACTTCAACGACCGCATCGTCGATGTGGTCAGCGAAGGCCTGGACGCGGTGATACGCAGTGGTGAACTGGCCGATTCCAGCCTGACCGCACGGCGACTGGGCGGCTTTCGTTTCATCCTCTGTGCGGCGCCGGGCTACCTGCAGGCGCATGGCACGCCCGGTGATGTGAGCGAGCTGCGCATGCATACCGCGCTGCGTTTCCGTTACCCCACCACCGGAAAGCTGCATCCCTGGCAGCTGCCGGGCATCGAAGGCGATGCCGGAGCGCGCCTTCCCACGGCGATGACCTGCAACAACATGGAGGCCGTGCTGGCCGCTGCGATCGGTTGCATGGGCCTGGCCTGGATGCCTGACTTCCTCGCTGCTGACGCGCTGGCCGATGGCCGCCTGCAACGAGTACTGCCTGCGCTGCCCACGCACCAGGGGCAGTTCTCGCTGCTATGGCCCGGTGGGCGCCATCCCAGTGCACGCCTGCGGGTGTTCATCGACTACGCCGTTGCGCATCTGTTCCAGGGCGACAAGGCGTAG
- a CDS encoding MFS transporter has translation MAPVSMLPVPVQTQQRWTLLAVCLAALALPLSFSAGAVAVPALARSVASSPSVLAWVTNAFMLTFGSLLLAAGGLADRYGRRRLFLLGTAGFTVATIVVCLAPTLLWLDLARGLQGVAAAAALASGTAALAHAWQGPMRGRVFALLGATFGAGLALGPLLAGLLLQALGWRSVFAVGGVLTFAAFVLGARVLPESHGERGRLDVGGMLGFSLMLAALTLALLWLGEFGLHTVRVQLALLATLLLGAAFICIERLHRSPLLDLSLFSQPAFLGVQLLPVATCFGYVVLLVVLPLQLLGVHGQSATLVGLQMLALSAPMLVLPMLAARWAERVGSARLCTLGLLVCASGLYLLSRHASQPSPSQWVPWLMLVGAGTALPWGLMDGLSVSVVPVQRAGMAAGIFGTVRVAGEGIALAAVTALLALLIGHQLQGASPASLARAGAYLATGAREQAQALLPAMSRMQLQHASSEALATLLRVLALLTAACAALLHLLLRKRKDALVGRTA, from the coding sequence ATGGCCCCGGTTTCGATGCTCCCTGTACCTGTCCAGACGCAGCAGCGCTGGACCCTGCTTGCCGTCTGCCTGGCCGCACTGGCGTTGCCGTTGTCCTTCTCGGCCGGTGCCGTCGCGGTGCCCGCGCTGGCCCGTTCCGTGGCGTCGTCGCCGAGCGTGCTGGCCTGGGTGACCAACGCCTTCATGCTCACCTTCGGCAGCCTGCTGCTCGCTGCCGGTGGCCTGGCCGACCGCTATGGCCGGCGGCGGTTGTTCCTGCTGGGCACAGCAGGCTTCACCGTCGCCACGATCGTCGTCTGCCTCGCGCCCACGCTGCTGTGGCTGGATCTGGCGCGTGGGTTGCAGGGCGTTGCCGCCGCAGCGGCGTTGGCGTCCGGCACGGCTGCGCTCGCGCATGCCTGGCAGGGGCCGATGCGTGGCCGTGTGTTCGCCCTGCTGGGCGCCACATTCGGTGCGGGGTTGGCGCTGGGGCCGCTGCTTGCGGGTCTGCTGCTGCAGGCATTGGGATGGCGCAGTGTGTTCGCCGTCGGCGGCGTGCTGACATTCGCCGCCTTCGTACTGGGCGCGCGTGTGTTGCCCGAAAGCCACGGTGAACGCGGGCGGCTGGATGTCGGCGGCATGCTGGGCTTCAGCCTGATGCTGGCAGCGTTGACCCTGGCCCTGCTGTGGCTGGGCGAGTTCGGCCTGCATACCGTGCGCGTGCAACTGGCGCTGTTGGCGACGCTGCTGCTGGGCGCAGCGTTCATCTGCATCGAACGACTGCACCGCTCACCCCTGCTGGACCTCTCGTTGTTCTCGCAACCGGCGTTCCTCGGTGTCCAGCTGCTGCCGGTGGCGACCTGCTTCGGCTACGTGGTGCTGCTGGTGGTATTGCCTCTGCAGCTGCTGGGTGTGCACGGACAGAGCGCGACCCTGGTGGGGCTGCAGATGCTGGCCCTGTCCGCGCCGATGCTGGTGCTGCCGATGCTGGCTGCGCGCTGGGCGGAGCGCGTTGGAAGTGCGCGGCTGTGCACGCTGGGACTGCTGGTCTGTGCCTCTGGCCTGTACCTGTTGTCGCGCCATGCATCGCAGCCGTCGCCTTCGCAGTGGGTGCCGTGGCTGATGCTGGTCGGTGCAGGGACGGCCTTGCCATGGGGGCTGATGGATGGGCTGTCGGTCAGCGTGGTGCCGGTACAGCGTGCGGGCATGGCCGCCGGCATCTTCGGGACCGTGCGTGTAGCCGGTGAGGGCATCGCATTGGCCGCAGTCACTGCCTTGCTTGCGCTGCTGATCGGCCATCAGCTGCAGGGGGCGTCGCCGGCATCGCTGGCGCGTGCCGGTGCCTATCTGGCCACCGGGGCGCGGGAACAGGCGCAGGCACTGCTACCGGCGATGAGTCGCATGCAGCTGCAGCACGCCAGCAGTGAGGCGCTGGCAACACTGCTGCGTGTACTGGCGCTGCTGACCGCCGCATGTGCTGCGTTGTTGCACCTGTTGCTGCGGAAACGTAAAGACGCGTTGGTCGGGCGTACTGCGTAG
- a CDS encoding GFA family protein, whose product MGITSVAGVPVQPQHRATCHCGTVELLLDLPDGIVDPRRCDCSMCRRRGAIAASVPRQGLQVLRGQNHLRMYQFNTHVAEHYFCGVCGIYTHHRRRSNPDQYGYNVACLEGIDPFALGVIPVSDGVNHPSDRTG is encoded by the coding sequence ATGGGCATCACTTCCGTGGCCGGCGTTCCGGTCCAACCCCAGCACCGCGCAACCTGCCACTGCGGCACCGTCGAGCTGCTGCTGGACCTGCCGGACGGCATCGTCGATCCCCGCCGCTGCGACTGCTCGATGTGCCGGCGCCGGGGTGCCATCGCCGCCAGCGTCCCCCGCCAGGGCCTGCAGGTGCTGCGCGGGCAGAACCATCTGCGGATGTACCAGTTCAACACCCATGTGGCCGAGCACTACTTCTGTGGCGTGTGCGGCATCTACACCCATCACCGGCGCCGCTCCAACCCCGACCAGTACGGCTACAACGTGGCCTGCCTGGAAGGCATCGACCCGTTCGCGTTGGGGGTGATCCCGGTCAGCGATGGGGTCAACCACCCATCAGACCGCACCGGCTAG
- a CDS encoding Lnb N-terminal periplasmic domain-containing protein, producing the protein MALLALWVTGLLAYQLPGPGWLATGVAGLWLLVALWVSWRVARGRASRRLGLAFGASLALAGLWWLLLTPRQDRVWADDVAQRLHVVSFDGRHVVLDNVRDFTWRSETDYDARWVRREYDLDQLRSADLVLSYWMGPAIAHTLISFGFEDGRHVVFSLEIRKERGESFSALGGFFRKFEMTLVASEETDIIRTRTNARGEDVYLYRLHGMDRAQLKELFAAYIAQARELDAKPGFYNTLTSNCTTIVFDLARHIAPRLPLDYRLLLSGYLAEYAQEVGALAPGVPYAELHDKGRITQRALDLGSGDHFSTVIRQGVPGTEQDPQ; encoded by the coding sequence ATGGCGCTGCTGGCGCTGTGGGTGACCGGGCTGCTGGCCTATCAGTTGCCGGGGCCGGGCTGGCTGGCTACCGGCGTCGCCGGGCTGTGGCTGCTGGTTGCGCTGTGGGTGTCGTGGCGGGTCGCGCGTGGCCGTGCCTCGCGCCGCCTGGGCCTGGCGTTCGGGGCATCGCTGGCGCTGGCCGGCCTGTGGTGGCTGCTGCTGACCCCGCGCCAGGACCGCGTGTGGGCCGATGACGTGGCCCAGCGCCTGCACGTGGTGTCTTTCGATGGCCGCCACGTCGTGCTGGACAACGTGCGTGATTTCACCTGGCGCAGCGAAACCGACTACGACGCCCGCTGGGTGCGCCGCGAGTACGACCTGGACCAGTTGCGCTCGGCCGATCTGGTGCTGTCGTACTGGATGGGCCCGGCCATCGCCCACACCCTGATCTCGTTTGGTTTCGAGGACGGTCGCCACGTGGTGTTCTCGCTGGAGATCCGCAAGGAGCGCGGTGAATCGTTCTCGGCGCTGGGTGGCTTCTTCCGCAAGTTCGAGATGACCCTGGTAGCTTCGGAGGAGACCGACATCATCCGCACCCGCACCAACGCGCGCGGCGAGGACGTCTATCTCTACCGCCTGCATGGCATGGACCGTGCGCAGCTGAAGGAGCTGTTCGCAGCGTACATCGCGCAGGCACGCGAACTGGATGCCAAGCCCGGCTTCTACAACACGCTGACCAGCAACTGCACCACCATCGTCTTCGACCTGGCCCGGCACATCGCACCGCGCCTGCCGCTGGATTACCGCCTGCTGCTGTCCGGTTACCTGGCCGAGTACGCGCAGGAGGTCGGCGCGCTCGCTCCAGGTGTGCCGTACGCCGAGCTGCATGACAAGGGCCGCATCACCCAGCGCGCGCTGGACCTGGGCAGCGGCGACCATTTCTCCACCGTAATCCGCCAGGGCGTGCCCGGCACCGAGCAGGACCCGCAGTAA